The genomic interval GTAGAAATACAGAGCCATCCAGACATGAAGAAAACAATGATGTGTTATAAAGATGTAGTTCAGAGGGCAGAATACTATGTTTTCATGCATGATCCCCTGGGTTCATCCTGGGTTTGGTGGTATACAAAACatgaaattccagcacttgggtggtggaggctgggggatcagaaattcagggtgatccttggctacatattgagtttaaggccagtcttgcTTAAATGAGACCCTGTGATTCCCACCCCCCCAActcacaaattaaaacaaagaaagacaattcAGCAAAGGGGATTGGGAAGGAAcatagaggaaaggaaaagagagatacagagaatGCAGGACAAAGGTTAGAGATGATTCAGAGCTACAGTTCAaaagcatgcatgtgtatggtatatataactgtgtgtgtgcgtgtgcgtgtgcgtgtgtgtgtgttgcttcatGAAATCTGAGTACCTAGGAGCACTGCCCACTTCCTGTGACCCAATAGCTCCAGATGACCCCCTGAGTCTCTCCTTCTTGCAGGTGTTTGAGCTCTTCCCTGCCGTCCTGAAGTACTTTCCTGGTGGCCACAGACAAATCTCCCAAAACCTCCAGGAAATCCTTGACTACATTGGCTATAGTGTGGAGCAGCACAGGGCCACCTTGGACCCCAGCGCTCCACGAGACTTCATTGATACCTTCCTTCTGCGCATGGAGAAGGTTAGTCCTGCATGGATGAGAGAGGGGGTGGGTGAGAGTGAAGGATGTGGATGTGGTCAGAGAAAAAGATGGAAGGGGACAGCAGAtgacaaggagagaaagaaacagagtggaggagatgaagaatgtctggaagaaaagagaaagggaggagaaaatgaCTGAcatagggaaagagaaggggtGTGGCTGGGGAAAAAACACAGGGCAAAGAATAAAAAGCAGACAAGACCACAGagtctggagagaaggctcatgGTTTAGAAACACTGTCTGCTATGGCAGATGACCGAAGTTCCTTTCCCAAAACCTATGTTGGGATGCTCACAATtgtatgtaactccagctttatGGACTCCAATTCTGTCCCCTAGCTTTtctggaaaacacagacacacagagccatagacagacaaacacacacaaacacgcagatacacatacacacatactgcagacacccacagtcacatatacataaatatacataaaataaatttttctgaAAAGAGCTGGAAATGacaaaaaatgacagaaaagtgAGATTCTAAAGAGCAGAGTAGTCCAGTGATGACTGAATAAAAAGAGGCAAAGAGGCCATGAAACAAGTGGTGTGAACTGCTGAGGGGACACATGCCCAGTGGCCCAGACAGTGTGAGACACAAGCACAGTGACTAGAAAGACACACGCATCTCACTGCAAGGATCCAGTCACCacgacctctcttctctctcccatctggaaccaggagaaGTCCAACCGCCACACAGAGTTCCATCACCAGAACCTCATGAtgtctgtgctctctctcttctttgctgGCACCGAGACCACCAGCACCACGCTGCGTTACAGCTTCCTGATCATGCTCAAGTACCCCAATGTCGCAGGTGTGCCATGAGTAGACAGTTGGGTGATCTTCAACTCTCTTTTGGCTACAGCAGGTTATGTAGATGAGACATAGGCCTGTTACATCTGGAGCTCTGAAGGCTTTGTTTGGTTTCCTAAACTAAGGCAGTGCTGTAGTGGTGTGTGAATGAGCAATAGGCTGacctgttttctgttgtttcctccTATCACTTAAAGGTTGATCCAACCATCAAATCAGCCTTCCTTCcctctatctgtctttctgtctttacatCCATGCATGAATCCATCcaaccttccttccctccttctgtctttttgtatttacatccatccatctatccagccATACATCAATTcaaccttccttccctccttctgtctttctgtctttacatCTATACATCAAACATTCCATCCAtacatctatccacccatccatccatctatactttctttccttccttcttcatttctgtcttaCATCCATCTATGTGCTCATCTTTTTATCTATCCACCtcttcatccattcacccattcTAGTCACTATCCCAGACATCTATcgtctatacatatatacattttcccACCCATCCAGCTATAAGCCTGTTCACCCACTCATATAGTCACCTGTCCATCTTTATAGCCATAGGTTATTAATCCTTGAATCACCTGTCCATCTTCTCTATATCCATAGATTATTAATCCTCGATTTATTCATCTCTGATTCACACAAGGATATGCCTTTCAATCATTCATTTGGATTATCAACTCATGAATTTTATTCTCTGATCAGGAATATTTGAGTGGGCTGTTGTTACTAATTTGTTGGTCCATTGAAATATAAATCTTTTCATTCCTTAATCGTTCCAACTGGCCTTTGAATTCACCCTTGATGTGTCCACCAATTCCTTCAGGTATCCATTTAATAACTCACTCATTTATCTATGATTCACTTAGTATTCAATACAGATATTAGTTCTTATATTACTCTTCATTAAATTTAACATTCAATTGATCATTGATTAGTTGTGTTCACTAATTTCTGTGTTTATGAaccaattattaattttaattgattAATATAATGAGTAATAGGTGGAAAATACACACCTTATTTCCATCACTCATCAGTCTTTCCTTTTATTAACTGGCTCATCCATTTCTTGGTTGACCTACATACACacgttttaaagttttaaaaactatttgaaGTTATTGTGAGCCTGCCTCCCACAGCTGTATGTAGAGATGAGAGGAGAACTTGGtgtattctattctctccttccacatgcaCATGGGCTCTAGGTGTCGAAGTCAGGCTGTCAGACTTGCAAGTCTTATTAGTTGAGACATTTTAGACAacatatttatgttttgtgtGCAGTTATGCATAGATTAATCGACTTCCCCTTTATTCCTGAGGATATAGCTCCAgatttgttgggagccgcagtgatttgccattccaagatggcgcggacatcctgtcctcccacttgtaaacaactgactgcacaggtgcaaaaggcagaaagcacgccaaagtcactgcccatcctggggcgtaatatggggtgatgagtgaacagccaatcagaagtgaacacgccactctagggtatatatagcagtgcacatatgtatctgtgtgagggtattgtattccctggatctggaattacagacagtgtgagctgccatgtggatactgtGAATTGaaactaggtcctctggaagagcagttggtgctcttaaacaccaagccatctctccaggcccttggatttgtatatataaattccCTGcaaaggtgtgtatgtgtgtgtgtagacctgtGCTTTGCATGCAGGAATACAATTGATAACATTCATTACATTCTTGCCATTTCCCCTGCAGCCCTCACTCCAGACTGACAGTTGAAATGGCCTTTTGCTGGatgttttacttttctcttttacaaaCAAAGCTGGAGCTTGTTGAGAAGAGACTCTAACATGCTGTAAGCATGGTTGGAGAGACAGGTCCTTGAGAGAAGCACAGGTGTGTGCACCCAAGAGGGCACTGTGTCTTCCTCAGTAGTCTCCTTGCTCTGAACTGTTCCTGGGTTATTGGATCCCAGAAAACAGGTTCACTGTGTATTGCCTCCGAGAAGGACGCACTGTCTATGGTTTCGCTTTTCTGTGCAGAGAAAGTCCAAAAGGAGATTGATCAGGTGATTGGCTCACACCGGCTACCAACCCTTGATGACCGCTCCAAAATGCCATACACTGATGCAGTCATCCACGAGATTCAGAGATTTTCTGATCTCGCCCCTATTGGTCTACCACACAGAGTCACCAAAGACACATTGTTCCGAGGGTACCTGATCCCCAAGGTGAGACCAGTTGCAATCCCCCATCGCTACTCCATCCATGAGATACTCTACGCTCTTAATCACCAATCTCATCCTGTCTGTGACTTCCCAGCATTCTGTGTTTCTTGGGAACTGACTGTTTTGCATATGTGAGTCGGGGTTTGTTAACATCTTTGTATCTTCTAACTTCTCCTAGAACACCGAGGTGTACCCCATCCTGAGTTCAGCTCTCCATGATCCACGTTACTTTGAACAACCAGACACCTTCAATCCTGAGCACTTCCTGGATGCCAATGGGGCACTGAAGAAAAGTGAAgcttttctgcctttctctgcagGTGAGACAGACCTGTGATTTCTTTCCTAGACACTGGAGGGCAGGCCCAAATCTCTGGGACACAAACAACAATAAGGTCCCTGTTTACTGAGTCTCTCCCAGCCGTCTTGCCTGAACAATACCCTTCACCTTGCTACAGCCCCATGAGGGGATTCTTGAACTAAAGAACATGGTCAGGAGAACTTTTTGAAGGCGTATTTAAAAGCCTCTAAACACAAGAACATTCATTTTcttaagaaacaacaacaagaacaaccaaCATTATCTATGCACACTGCCATGAGCTGGGTTGTGTCTTGACAGCTGAGGAGGCATTGACTTTATCTGTGAGCACTGAGGAGATGGCACATGTCCCCAGGACATACTTGTCCCTGACTGCATTAAATACTCCTTAGCTTGTTAAATTGCAAGAGAAATGGAAATTATGACCATCTATTTGAACAAAGAACCCATTCATAATGGTTAAGATCCTGAACCAGAAAAAGTTGAGAGTTACAGCAGCAGACAGTAGTGTTGGTCAGCGGTGAGTCATTTGGAGCTGAGCATGCGGGTATAACCTGACTTTGCCAGCTCTACTCTTCTCTTACTTGGTCACCCTGTAGTAGTTAGTAGCCTGGGATTGGTTTGCTGCTATGTTTGGCTGTGATTCGGTTATTAGCTAGCAGAAGAGTTACTTGCTAGTGCAATATAACCTCAATACAGTTTGCAGTATTATCACTAATGATTCCACTAATTACCACTAATGAAGTTAGATTAATTTTTGTTATGTATATGGGCGGCCTTGTGCCAAATTGAATTCATTTTAACAAGGTCTAGCCCTGAAGAACTCTATCTAGATAGATTCCTTATCTTGGAAATAAAGGAAAGTCCAAGAAAGAACTCAGACCTTTTCATTCTGTGGTAATGATTGAACCTAGGGTTTGCAAATgttaggcaggggctctaccactgagccacgcccccaacccctcactgggggattctaagcaggggctctaccactgagccacacccccagcccctcactgggggattctaggcaggggctctaccactgagccacgcccccaacccctcactgggggattctaagcaggggctctaccactgagccacgcccccaacccctcactgggggattctaggcagggcttcCGCcgccactgagccacagccccagACCTTGTCTAGAGTTGAGTGTCTTAGTGACTTCAATGACTCAGGGCTCAGCTCTACCCTGAAATATCCAACGTATTGGCTTTCTCCAATATTTAATCTTTATTCAGTGTGGGAACAACGAGTTGGATAAAAGTGAATGTCTCCATTCCACAGTTGTAAGTTTAGAAGGAGGCAGGAATGGAGATAAATAAAGCTAGAGACGGAAAGTAGACGATAGAGAAATAACAAACTTGAAACGGGAGGCACAGGGAGACCAGGACAAGGTATATACTAGTAAACActaagagggagaaggggagagggagaaaaaagagaagagagggaataggttgggagagaggggaaggatgtgaagatatagagaaagagaagggaacagaagagaaaagggagagagatggggaggggcagggaagagagagaaaaataatgggGAGTATagaaaaataagcagaaagggggaaaagtgaaagaaaaataatgtctgCTAGGTAAAAAAAGATACATATTGACTGTCCTGGcccacaagaaaaacaaaagaagcgAAAAGGCGTTAGAGCCAAAGAGCCATGGAAGGTGTCCAAATCGCCAGCTCCAGGCCTGGGGACATCATATTGAGAAAGACATAAGTCATTAAACAGTTCTGGAAAAATCTAGGTCACAAAACTGGTTCTAGGAGAACCATCTCAGAGAGCTACTCCATAAATTTTTAAGCTCATGTCACCTAAATTATGGAAAGAACATGCCCAAAGGGATGGGGTGCTTTTCCTAAATACTCCCACACAGGCATAATCTCCTAACAACGGGAATAGGGGGTGTTGAGAAATCCCTCCTGCACCTAGAGGTCCTGGGGGAGGAGAGTTGCAGATTAAGAATCACTGAGGTGAGGGACAGGCTGTGGTGCCTGTACATGGGTTTTCAGGCTTCCGTTGCTCTATGGTGCTCCATACCTGAGGTTCCAACCAGCAAGGGTTCATTATTCCTCTGAGAACCTGGTGGGTGCCACAGACTCATTATCACATTTACCTGCCCATTCTCAATTGTCTGAACTACTCAGATAGGAGCTTGTTGAAGCTCATTGATCTAGGGCTGAGACcagaaaggggatgggggagatCCAGAAACACCTTCTGCACTCCCACATAAACACACTACACggataagagcctttcttcctttcttcttttctttcttttcctcactctccTGTGTTCATCCCACTTTCTCTCCTTCtcaccctctcttcttttctccccttctcctcctcccctcccccttcctcttcctttttctccccttccttctcttcctgttagTTTTTTAAGATGGTTAGGGTTGGTCTTGCTATACAGTCTAGGCAGTTTGGGAGTCATGATCCATCTCCATCAACTTTCCCacatgctagaattataggcatcgACCACCATGTCTGGTTCACAGAGAATTATTAATACCAGCCAGGTGTCAGTTTAAGAGTCTTTACAAACATTGACTTTGTGCTCACAAGAACTTCACGAGCTGGCTGCCATTGTCCTCATGAGAGGAATTAAAAAATCCTAAAGACATCATGTTGTAAATGTTCACACCCACCTACTCACCTATCCACCCTCAACTCCAAGGTGGCTCTAACTTCCTCTGGGGCAATGGATGCTTTGAAAATCCAAGTCTCATAAGTGAATGCTAGCCATCCACCAAATACTTTACATGCCTTTTTTGAggtttggagggttttttttttttttttaatagtctcTTAGCATTGTGGTTTAAGGGGCAAATTCACACTTTTCATTGCAATGGCCACCATTGTCTGGGTTTAGGGATTAAAACAGTACAAAGGTTATATACTGCCACAAAGCTAATGTGACTTGTCCTTTGTGCCTACAGGAAAGCGTATTTGTCTTGGAGAAGGCATTGCCCGCAATGAATTGTTCCTTTTCTTCACCACCATCCTCCAGAACTTCTCTTTGGCAAGCCCTGTAGCTCTTGAGAACATTGACCTCACTTCTAAGACCAGTGGTTCAGGCAAAATACCCCCGCCATACCAGATTCACTTCCTGTCTCGCTGAATGGGCTGAGGGAGGAGAGTCAATGGACTTCAGGTCCTCACATGTCCCTACTTCGGTCCCATGAATGGAATAGGAAAACCCAGTGAAGTACCTTTCTTGATGTATGGACAGAGAGACTTCTGGAGGCCACAGCTTGTTCTGAGTCACCTCTCCCATGTTTGTTAACAGCCGTAGTCCCTACTTGCCAGCAATCTAGACTCCATGATCTGTGCTAACGGACTAGAGATGGTCTCTCTTGAGTTGACTCCATCATACTCCCAGGTGTTGTGTTGGAGGGTCATATTTGAGGATTCCCTTTATGCATGAGTAACAGGCCACACGATGACATCACACTGCTAGTGAGTAGGGGGAACAAGATCACACTGTGAATCTAGAACAGCACTCCCCTCCCCTACTTGTGTTTAAATCGAGATGAAATTCATATAACAAAGCTGAtaaatttttttagttttatattccAAGAGAGTCTCATGTAACTCAGATCAGCCTCAAAATCCTATATACATCCAAAGATGTCTTGAGTTCTGGATCTGCTTTCTAGTGCAGGCGTCATAGGCACATGAACCCACACCCAGATTTTAAACTGACTATATGTTTAGATTgtaatgtcttttcatttttccacAATACTGTACGACTTTACTATCTAAttccaggtattttgtcacactTAATCAATACCACCCCAAGCCCCAACCTATTAAAAGATCAgttcctcatcctctctctccaTAGCCTCCCCCGCATCCACCACCCACCCCGCCACACACAGTCTTACTTCTGTGTCAATGGACTGGCCTGACTTGTGTATCTCGTATTAAAAACAACAATGTGATCTTTTATGTCAGCTATCTTTTATGCCACACCCTACTTCTCAGGTCCCTGTACTGTGCAGGCCACAGTCACATAGCTTCACAGGCCTTCCTCGTTCTCTTTCTTAAATTCTTCTCCCTGCATCTTCTCTCTAGACAAGAATCTCCTCAGCCCTTGGCCCCTGAGCTACATGACTCTACTTAGATTCTCGAACATGCCCCTGCAGATCTCATAAATACATAAAGCCTTCCTCACCAATCAAGAAAGAATCTCTGCTATGAATTTGAGTGTgggctgcttgtttgttttttgagacaagatctcacctTGTaactctgagtgctgggattaaaagtttgtGCTGCCACACTTGGTTAAACACtgcttggggtttttgtttttctgtatttgtttgggtgtgtgtgcgtgtgcgtgcgtgcatgcgtgcgtgcgtgcgtgcgtgcgtgcgtgtgtgtttgtgttggtgttttgtctgcatgtatgtccctgccccatgtgtgtgtctggtgcccatggaggacagaagacatcATCGAATCCCTTGGGATGGAGTTACTAATGGTTGTgactaccatgtaggtgctgggcattgaacccaggtcttctggaagagcagccagtgctcttaatcactgagaaaTCTCCAAAAGGTCTTTTGGAGAGAACTTTTCCATCTCATCCAAGCTGGGTGAGAGAAGGGCCAACCTACACTTGGAACAATAGGTGGCTGATGCCACACATCTGCCAAAGAGggaataagtaaatacataaataaagtgaTGAAACCAGCCACTCATTCAACTCACCCATTGTGTGGCCATACCTAGCTCACTTTCTTATGATGCCCAGAATTAGTCCCTGTCCCCAAAGGGTTTACCTTTGCC from Arvicanthis niloticus isolate mArvNil1 chromosome 1, mArvNil1.pat.X, whole genome shotgun sequence carries:
- the LOC117714125 gene encoding cytochrome P450 2B19 — protein: MELSALLLLALAAGFLLFFIIQSQPKTHGHLPPGPRPLPFLGNLLQMDRRGLLNSFLQLQEKYGDVFTVHLGPRPVVMLCSTDTIREALVDQAEAFSGRGTVAVLDPVIQGYGVAFANGECWKTIRRFSLTTMRDFGMGKRSVEEQIKEEAQCLVEELKKYKGAPLNPTFFFQSIAANIICSIVFGERFDYTDHQFLRLMDLIYQTFSLMSSLSSQVFELFPAVLKYFPGGHRQISQNLQEILDYIGYSVEQHRATLDPSAPRDFIDTFLLRMEKEKSNRHTEFHHQNLMMSVLSLFFAGTETTSTTLRYSFLIMLKYPNVAEKVQKEIDQVIGSHRLPTLDDRSKMPYTDAVIHEIQRFSDLAPIGLPHRVTKDTLFRGYLIPKNTEVYPILSSALHDPRYFEQPDTFNPEHFLDANGALKKSEAFLPFSAGKRICLGEGIARNELFLFFTTILQNFSLASPVALENIDLTSKTSGSGKIPPPYQIHFLSR